Below is a window of Catalinimonas alkaloidigena DNA.
TAGTCAGGTGTGGCTTCGCTGTCGTTTTCCAGAACATCAAGCAGGCTGTTTTCCTCCCCTTGTACAAAGGGGGCGTCCATCGAAACATGACGGCCCGAGATCTTCAGCGTGTCGACAATTTCAGAAGTGGTGACTTCCAAAACTTCGGCCAGTTCTTCGGGTGAAGGTTCACGTTCGAATTTTTGTTCCAATTCCGAAAAGGTTTTGGAGATCTTGTTGAGCGAGCCAACGCGGTTAAGAGGGAGACGAACGATCCGTGATTGTTCGGCCAGAGCTTGCAGGATGGACTGCCGTATCCACCAGACGGCGTAGGAGATAAACTTGAAGCCTCGGGTTTCGTCAAAACGCTGTGCTGCTTTGATCAGCCCCAGGTTGCCTTCGTTAATCAAGTCTCCTAACGACAAACCTTGGTTTTGGTACTGTTTGGCCACGGAAACCACAAAGCGCAAGTTCGCTTTGGTTAGTTTTTCCAGGGCCCGCTGGTCACCTTCCCGAATACGTTTGGCTAGCTCCACTTCTTCATCAGGCGTAAGCAGGTCTACTTTTCCAATCTCCTGCAGATACTTGTCGAGCGATTGACTCTCTCGGTTAGTTATCTGCTTACTGATTTTGAGCTGTCTCATGCTGAGTTAAGGGGATGTAAAGTGGGGCAATACAAAGAGAGGTTATCTTATGGTTGTAACAGGTTGAACCTGAACGAGTATGACCAAAGTTCCCTAAACTGCGGAGATAAAACAAATCCGCACCAAAACACAAGTAGGGGTTTCGGTGCGGATTCAGAAAAGAGCTTGTAAGTCAAGCTCCTAATTTGCAGAATTTTCTACGGATTACTCACGTGGCTTGTGGCCCTGCGGCTTTCCGTTGCTTTTGGGCTGACCCTCAGGCCTTTCCAGCAGCGCTTTGCGTGAGAGGCGGAACTTGCCGGTCTTTTTGTCGATTTCGATCAATTTAACCTTTACTTCCTCGCCTACCTTGAAGACGTTGTCCATGCTTTCCAGACGTTTCCAGTCAATTTCTGAGATGTGCAACAACCCGTCCCGATTTGGCATAAATTCTACGAATGCGCCAAACGGCATAATCGATTTAACGATACCGTCATACACTTCGCCGACCACCGGTGTGGCAGCAATACGGCGTACCCAATTGACCGCTTTGTCCATCGCTTCCTGGTCTACCGCAAAGATGTTGACCAACCCGGCGTTGTCCACCTCTTCGATCACGATGGTGGTTCCGGTTTCGCGCTGGATCTCCTGAACAACTTTTCCGCCCGGGCCAATCACGGCGCCGATCAGTTCTTTGTCGATGCGGAGTGTGAACGAACGCGGTGCGTGCGGCTTCACTTCGCTGCGAGGCTCGCTCAGGGTTTTCTTCATTTCGGCCAGGATGTGCGCCCGACCACGCCGAGCCTGTTCCAAGGCTTCGCTCAATACTTCGTACGGCAAGCCGTCTACTTTCAGGTCCATCTGGCAGGCCGTCAGTCCTTTTTCGGTGCCGGTGACTTTGAAGTCCATATCACCGAGGTGATCTTCGTCGCCCAAAATGTCGGAAAGCACCGCGTATTTGCCCTCTTTGTTCATAATGAGGCCCATAGCAATGCCCGAAACGCCGCTCTTGATCGGCAGTCCGGCATCCATCAGCGCCAGCGAGCCCGCACAAACAGTCGCCATCGACGACGAACCATTGGACTCCAGAATGTCGGAAACCACACGCACGGTGTATGGATTTTCGTCGTCGGTCGGCATCACTTTCTTCAGAGCCCGGTACGCCAGGTTGCCGTGACCCACTTCGCGCCGGCCTGGACCGCGGTTAGGGCGCACTTCGCCGGTCGAGAAGGCCGGGAAGTTGTAATGCAGATAGAACTTGTTGTAGCCCTGGTGCAGCGGGCTGTCGATCATCAGTTCATCGAGCTTGGTGCCGAGGGTGACGCTGGTCAGCGACTGGGTTTCGCCCCGGGTAAAGATCGACGAGCCGTGGGCTGACGGCAGGTAATCGACGGCGG
It encodes the following:
- a CDS encoding RNA polymerase sigma factor RpoD/SigA; amino-acid sequence: MRQLKISKQITNRESQSLDKYLQEIGKVDLLTPDEEVELAKRIREGDQRALEKLTKANLRFVVSVAKQYQNQGLSLGDLINEGNLGLIKAAQRFDETRGFKFISYAVWWIRQSILQALAEQSRIVRLPLNRVGSLNKISKTFSELEQKFEREPSPEELAEVLEVTTSEIVDTLKISGRHVSMDAPFVQGEENSLLDVLENDSEATPDYELINDSLRREVQRALATLTTRESDVIALYFGLNGGHAMTLEEIGEKFNLTRERVRQIKEKAIRRLRHTSRSKALKPYLG
- the pnp gene encoding polyribonucleotide nucleotidyltransferase, whose protein sequence is MSKPIINKTITLQDGRTITIETGRLARQADGSVVVRMGNTMLLATVVATQEAREGADFLPLSVDYQEKFASAGRIPGSFFKREGRLSEHEILISRLVDRALRPLFPDDYHADTQVNIFMISADADAMPDALACLAASAALAVSDIPFNGPVSEVRVAKIDGELVINPSTKSAKEATLDLIVAGNAKDIMMVEGEMSEVSEAEMVEAIKFAHKAIQQQCAALVELAEEAGTTQKREYSHETHDLALKERLHQTYYERMYEVAKRGIANKSERSEAFKAIQAEYIDALPEDHEEDLSLVKKYFHDIQKEAVRNMVLTERHRLDGRQLDEVRPIWTAVDYLPSAHGSSIFTRGETQSLTSVTLGTKLDELMIDSPLHQGYNKFYLHYNFPAFSTGEVRPNRGPGRREVGHGNLAYRALKKVMPTDDENPYTVRVVSDILESNGSSSMATVCAGSLALMDAGLPIKSGVSGIAMGLIMNKEGKYAVLSDILGDEDHLGDMDFKVTGTEKGLTACQMDLKVDGLPYEVLSEALEQARRGRAHILAEMKKTLSEPRSEVKPHAPRSFTLRIDKELIGAVIGPGGKVVQEIQRETGTTIVIEEVDNAGLVNIFAVDQEAMDKAVNWVRRIAATPVVGEVYDGIVKSIMPFGAFVEFMPNRDGLLHISEIDWKRLESMDNVFKVGEEVKVKLIEIDKKTGKFRLSRKALLERPEGQPKSNGKPQGHKPRE